Proteins found in one Sardina pilchardus chromosome 11, fSarPil1.1, whole genome shotgun sequence genomic segment:
- the myoz3a gene encoding myozenin-2 yields the protein MMMMHGVHDDLAKQRQQQAMALCREARGERLNLGKKISTPRDVQMEELNLTSNRGSRMFQERLKRVEKFTLENTVNSNAFTYDQTEMTPAESQTQSQPEMGKENFTYIIPGKTSLVNTLKKTVAKKGCPNVLAPGYAGPLREIPTEKFNATVIPKSYCSPWREALGSTDNLVASLSSQLPELPQKLPASNYRCFNRAAMPFGGPMASKRVIPVINFEQVDSQNLPGSVLERMASRPSFNRAPRGWGMDYNPESSDL from the exons atgatgatgatgcatgGAGTGCATGATGACTTGGccaagcagcggcagcagcaggccaTGGCCTTGTGCCGTGAGGCCCGAGGAG agaggcTGAACCTAGGGAAGAAAATTAGCACCCCAAGGGATGTTCAGATGGAagaactgaatttgacttcaaaCAGAGGATCCCGAATGTTTCAAGAGAGGCTAAAACGAGTTGAGAAATTCACCCTGGAGAACACGGTCAACAGCAACGCCTTCACATAC GACCAGACTGAGATGACCCCCGCAGAGAGCCAGACACAGAGCCAGCCAGAGATGGGGAAGGAGAACTTCACCTACATCATACCTGGCAAAACCAGCCTGGTCAATACCCTCAAGAAGACTGTGGCCAAGAAAGGATGCCCAAACGTCCTCGCTCCAG GATATGCTGGCCCTCTGAGGGAAATCCCCACTGAGAAGTTCAACGCCACCGTGATCCCCAAGTCCTACTGCTCCCCATGGAGGGAAGCCCTGGGCAGCACTGACAACCTGGTGGCCTCCCTAAGCTCCCAACTCCCAGAGCTCCCACAGAAACTCCCAGCCTCCAACTACAGGTGTTTCAACAG AGCGGCTATGCCATTTGGCGGCCCGATGGCGAGCAAGCGGGTCATCCCTGTGATCAACTTCGAGCAGGTGGACTCCCAGAACCTGCCAGGCTCCGTGCTGGAGCGCATGGCCTCGCGGCCCAGCTTCAACCGCGCGCCCCGAGGATGGGGCATGGACTACAACCCGGAGTCCTCAGACCTGTGA